The genomic interval CCCATGACCCGGGCGCCTTCGGATTTTTCCATGATCTCCTTCAAACGCGTCTGCAACGCGACCGTGATCATCTGCGCTTCCTCGTAATTTTTAGCGCACAGCGGCACGAACATCATTTCCTGCATGCTGATATTGCTTTCCGGATATTCCTTTTCCGTATGCCTGCCGCCCATGCCGCAGTTGCGATACTGCCAGGGCGCCCTGAGCATATCGCCGTCTGGCAGCGGTACTTCCTGGATCCTTTTGTTCATCATCATCTGTTTCACGCTCTTGACTTTGTTCATCCAGGTGTCCTTGCTGATCTCGACCGTTTCGGCTTTTTCCTTTGCCTTAGCTTCGCGTGCCCGGAATTCGCGGTACTTACCCGGATCAGCCAACAAAAAGTCCAGCAATCCTACCAGTCCGATACCCAGAGATAGACGTCCAAAGTATATCATGATCTCGATGTTCTGGATCAAGCCAATGATCAAAAGAACCGCGGCGATCGGCAGCATGACCAAAGACATGTTCCCGCTGCTCGCAGGACCAGCCGCAGCGACCGCGAGGTTGAATGGAGCGTCCGGATAATAGGTCAGACCTTCCCGTTTCACGCCCGCAAACGCGCCGTATGGAATAAGTAAGTACATTTTGATATACCACAGCAGTTTAGTGAAAAAGTCGGCTTTGATCTTTTTTTGCGCTTCAGGCAGAAGGTTTTCCTTCAGGGCGTTCAAGCGCACGGCCTGCAGGTAGTGACCCATTTCATGGATCGCGATGCCCGTGTGGAAACTTAAGAACCAGAATACCGCAGAAACGATCGTTTCCGTGCTCGTGAAAACAAAACCGAGCACGTCCCTGCCCGCGATCCCTTCCCTGATGCACAGGATCGATGAAATGAACGCAACATGGAATGAAACCAGGATGTGGTTCGCGATGACCCACCCAGAGTGTAAGTTTTGCTTTATCGTACTTATTAAGTTTTTCATAACAGTCCTTCCTTTCATTTTATTTCTTATATGCTCAAATCTTCAGTACATTAAATATGCGCCATTCAAAGGTTTAAACCTATATAATACCAACATGAATTATATCTGAAATTGCCGATTTGTCAACGATTTTTCGGGTAAAGGTAAAAAGAACCGAAGATTATTGTTGCTGAATTTTTTGTGATCCTGGTTTTTAGATACTCCAATGCCTTTTTTACAGTTCCGGCAATAATGATGTTTTTCTGATACTTTTTTGCACTTTTGAAGATCTCAACCGGTTCCATTGCCCGGGGATGGTCGGCTTTTACAAGCAGGACTTCTCGGGCTTTGGGGAAAATATGCTTGATCGCGTAATTTATATCCTTCTCCGTGCTGCAGCCGAAGATGAGAAAAAGACCGCGCTTTGGAGTAGGGTCTTTAGCCCCGTCTTTCATGAGCCTGAAGGCTCTACTCCAAAAAACCTCATTCAGATTTTGTTCCAGCGCCCGAAACGAATCTTCGTTATGAGCCACATCAAAAATCACCAGCGGCTTTTTCGAGATAACCTCAAAACGGCCCTGCAATTTAGTATTTGCGATCCCTGCTTTCACCGCCGGTATATTTATCTCTATGCCTTGATCCCTCAACCGGCTCACCACTGCCAGCGCGAGCGAGAGATTCTCGACCTGATGTCTACCTGCCATAGGCAGGTGCGCGTCGAACTCACCCCGCCTGCCTTTGATATGGACATCCATGCCGGTCATATCCATGCGCAGGACCTTTATCCTGTGGAGGTCATTGGCAAAAATGACCGCATGTTTTCGCTTTCTGGCAACCTTTCTTAAAACCTTTTCAACAACAGATCGCTGGTGGATGGTGATGACTGTGGGTTCAAGTATCCGCCTTGTCACCCCCCACCCTTCCCTCCCCCGCAGGTGGGGAGGGATTAAGGGAGGGGGGATTTTTTTAATGATCCCCGCCTTCTCGCGTGCGATCC from bacterium carries:
- a CDS encoding folylpolyglutamate synthase/dihydrofolate synthase family protein, producing MNVVSFLGSLINYEKVPGYHYDLDAYTKFLRKLGSPQKKLKNIVLIAGTKGKGSTAAMVNSCLIANGYKTGLYTSPHLRRINERIRINNKEISNKELDRYIKIIKPLIDHKTRIGARTFFEVLTTMAFIHFARHKVDIAVLEVGLGGRLDATNVVTGPVIPVITRIGYDHMNMLGKTLERIAREKAGIIKKIPPPLIPPHLRGREGWGVTRRILEPTVITIHQRSVVEKVLRKVARKRKHAVIFANDLHRIKVLRMDMTGMDVHIKGRRGEFDAHLPMAGRHQVENLSLALAVVSRLRDQGIEINIPAVKAGIANTKLQGRFEVISKKPLVIFDVAHNEDSFRALEQNLNEVFWSRAFRLMKDGAKDPTPKRGLFLIFGCSTEKDINYAIKHIFPKAREVLLVKADHPRAMEPVEIFKSAKKYQKNIIIAGTVKKALEYLKTRITKNSATIIFGSFYLYPKNR